ATGTGAGCCAGCCACTCAGGAGGGGATGCAGAAACTCTGTGACAGcgaaagagagggggggtggtGCAAATACCACCCATGGAAACGCAAGCATCATTCcgcattaaaaatatatatttttttaaaacacttaaaacattatatatatatacaatagaAATGGTAGGTCATACCAATTACACCATTATATCGACGTTCTCTCAAATGGCCTAGTATACAAATGCGCCGTTTAATTACAAAACAAACCAGGCGCCTCTGTCTGGATGTACTTGTTTCCCTCCATATGGACCAGCATGTTTCGTTACAGGAGTTTTGTTACATTATCATTCAACAATTCCACATTTATAGACCTTTATGTATGATTTCTTGACCTCTATAATATCCATTTGATGACACACACTCGGTGTCCTTAAACTTTTCCGACATAGCAAGAGATGTCACACATTTCCATGGTATGCTATCGTGTTTGACCGGGCATTACTAAACAACAACGGCACAAATCCCTGTAATAACATTTGAAATCGCTCACCCTTTATTCTGTAGGAGTCAGTCAGTTTTGTGGGGGAAAGAAAGAAGCCTTTTAAAATCCGTTAAAAACCGACTAAACGTATAGACTTCACGCGCGGTCCCAAGAGACGGTTTCTCCTCACGACAGTCCTCGTGCGCTGTGAAAAGCGCGCCATCCGGTGGTAAAGATTCGCGCTCGGGGCAACAGGTGGATTTGTTCATCCATTCCCAGGGAATTTGGACAATTTGTACCAATTTATATGATATGGTAAAACGAGTTTATAAACGGTTTATAAATCCATTACACGTTAGACTATGTTAGCTAAATGATTCCGGAAACTGTGGGCTACATACTTTGTGTTATTTTCTGGGCCAGGTATATGCCTGTGTCCCCAGGCCaaaactggcatacatactgcatTACCATCAGATTAGAATGGTGTGACCCCGCTCTGACCCACACATTATGGAATGATTAATTGTTGAAGGTATGGCCCAGATCTGAAACAAATTATTGTAAAACAGAAAGATGTGCCCCAGGTCTGGCCCAAATACTGCACAAAGGTATGGCTGAGTTCCCGCCTAGGTCCCCAGTCCAAATATGGACAAGATGCAGGCTACATTAAGCCAGCTAAACCAGCATTAAACCAGCTAATCCAGCATTAAAACAACTCTACTCACCAAATTGTTTTCAGATACTCTGATACAATTCTGTGTCTGCTATTCGGGAACATTCTATTTCAACATGTTTACAAAGCACATCAAGTAAGAACAATatatgaacaggcagttaacccactgttcccaggcagtcattgtaaataagaatttgttcttcactgacttgcctggttaaataaaggttaaaatatatatatatatttatatatataaatatttattaataataacaatCCCTGAGAAGTCTACCTGTGTGTTGAAAGGGAAGTCTATCCTCAGTGTCAAATGAAcacatcctccccatctctccctccaccaggtGGCACATACCATTCTCCACCCTAAAATATACCCCTCTCGCAGCAGTTGTCTCCCTCACTTGAGATACTTCTGTACATTTTCATTAAGTTCAATGCTTTTTTAGATTCGGATAGTGGTTGGTTACCACATATATTCCAAGCTCACAAGAGTGAATATGGTAGTTAAATAAATACTATTTGTGTTCATACTCCCAATAATTAACATAAGCCTTGTCCTGAGACAGAAGGATGTTCATTACCAAAGCGATGCCGTCGCTAATCTTAACTACTGCAGTTGTCTCAAAGCTTCAGAGCTGATTCCAGTATCTTCCGTTTAAAGGATGGCCACATGCACACGCCATTCATCACCCACACTTCTGTCACCGACTCCACCTCCACATCTCCATTCTCATTTCTCTTCATAAATTCAACAACTTTGTAAATGGCTCTTGGGGAAAATTACGAATAAATGTTTAAAGATAATCAGAATTATACAATACTCTACCCCAGGGATTAGCAAACTTTTACGGCCCACGACCCCATTTTGATATATAAAAATTCTCGCGACCCCAACGATATGAAAACAAATATGTAATTAACAGCCAATGTTTACTTTTTTATTTGGGGCTATGGCAGGCAATTGAAAAACATTCTTAAATTATTTTTGATTGTCTTCACAACTCACCATCACATAATTTTAATGTGGAGCTATGACAGTCCATTGAAAATTAGTCTGACATAATGTCAATCTTATCTCACCACCGTTTATGAGATGGGTGTGGCTTGACGCACGTCGTGTCCAAGCTCAAAATCAAGGGGCGTGGTCAACAGTGCgcacctcatctctgctgtcacatccaacctggaTCGATATTTGGTTTTAATGCAGACGAGTGTACTGAGTCTAGCTTCACACAGGCAACTGGTAGCCTACCATGAGTTTTATGGTGCTTTTAAGGCAACTGGGAACTAGgaaaaatacgaggtcaaattatgacgtcagtgatctttagGTCGGAAATCGGAGCTCAAGAAATAGGTCCGAGCTCCCGAGTTGGAATTCGGAGTTGGATGACTattcaaaactatttttcccagtcggagctcgtttctTTACACGTTCCCAGTTTTCTTGAACTCATTAAACACGGAAGTCGGAGTTGTCAGAGTTCCCAGTTCCCCGCAGGGTATATTCCCTTTGAGTCAGGAACCAAAACTCTGACCCAAAGTGCTCTTTCAAGCATTGGAGGTGAGCAGTCATCACTATTTTTGGACACTTACTGATGCTGTTTTCTGTTATTTTCTTTTCCTTACACAGAAAGTCAACCAAGTCtgtttttttacatccattgtgaATTACAAAATGTGAGAATTGAGCGCTGTAGATGTGGTTTGATGTAGTTTACAATTGAAGTTACATACTGCAGTATATCTCAGAGTTCTGTGCTCAGCTCTTCTGCTGCCAGTTTCTCTCTTCCATATGGCAGAGGGAGATACATTCATAACAAGAGTGCAGAGGAATGCCCACCATAGATGGAGCCCTATCTGTGCAAAAGCCCATCATTCGATGCCATATGGAATCTGTTGTTCGTCAAAATAGCCacgcagcacactgaacatcccCTGTGCCGTTTCATACTCGGGAATCGTGAGACAGAACAATATGTCCTCATGACTAGAATCCCCCGACAAAAGTCAATGCATGGTCATCTCGGCCTTCACAGCTATCGTCCATTTGGAGAGCATAAGCTGGGGTGTTTTTGAGTCGTTCAGTCAGAGCATACATTCTTCGTTTAACAGTGTTATCTGACAAAGGTATTGTTGTGAGTTTCTGTCCCTCTGCCTCCCCACACATTGTTTTCACCATATCAATTGCGGACAGTAATATCAAAGTCTCTTCAATAGTGGGTGGTTTTATAGTGTTGCAGGCTTAGCCATTCACTGTGGGAATTATTCAAGTGCAACGGTCAAGTACGGCCCTTTCCCATGATCTATGGGCGCTCTCCGGTTGAATCTAATCTTTTagattttaatattttttttaaaaatgtttttatggTTAACCACATTACAATAATTTTGAGATTTACAACCCCATTTTCACATTGGGCGACCCAAATGGGTCGCGACCCCTAGATTGGGAACCGCTGCTCTAGCCTATGTGACACTTTTCTACTTCATGTGAGGGAGAGGAACAACATCAACATTGCGTTGATATGGTAACTTCACCTATTTTTGCACATTTTCATTAAATTTAATGCTTTTAATTAACTTGACATCCTCACAAACATGGGTTAGGCCATGAATGTTGTAAACCACATACTGGATGACCATACACTTGACTAAAGTACTGCACAAATGAGAGAATGAAAATGGCAACATAGACATCTCCTTGGATGCATTTATCCCAACCTGAATACCCAGTGTGGGACTTAATCGTCTTGATGATAACTCTACCTGGAGTATCACAGGTAACAGAGGTGACAATTAGAGAGACTTAATCGTCTTGATGTTAACTCTACCTGGAGTATCACAGGTAACAGAGGTGACAATTAGAGGGATTTAATCGTCTTGATGATAACTCTACCTGGAGTATCACAGGTAACAGAGGTGACAATTAGAGAGACTTAATCGTCTTGATAACTCTAGCTGGAGTATCACAGGTAACAGAGGTGACAATTAGAGAGACTTAATCGTCTTGATGTTAACTCTACCTGGAGTATCACAGGTAACAGAGGTGACAATTAGAGAGACAATCGTCTTGATGTTAACTCTACCTGGAGTATCACAGGTAACAGAGGTGACAATTAGAGGGATTTAATCGTCTTGATGATAACTCTACCTGGAGTATCACAGGTAACAGAGGTGACAATTAGAGAGACTTAATCGTCTTGATGTTAACTCTACCTGGAGTATCACAGGTAACAGAGGTGACAATTAGAGAGaactgtttacctttgatgacAAACCCCTTTGCAACTCATTAACTAGATCTCTCTGTAAGGACCGGCGCTGGGAGaggagaagcaagtacagggagtgaacatttaatggaTAACAGACAAGAAACAAAcaaggacagcgtctggacaggggaaaaCATAATGACATCAATGCTGACAAGGGGAacaaactgaggaacagacagataaagaAGGGGAAATCAACaaagtgaaggagtccaggtgagtccaatgagttGGATGCAGTCGAAACGCGTATCTATCTGGGACTTTAGACCAGGTTTTTAAcacatcctccccatctctccctccaccagctGGCACTGAAACATGAGTGAGTGAGGTATTGCTTCCCACCAGGAGAAGAAGAGCGTCAGATGAATCCTTGGGTTTTCTTGTGGTAGTGTCTGCTGGGGCCAGGGTCTTGCGTGGTCTTCAGGAATCTGGTGGACAACAGGCCTCGCgaatggcgcagtggtctaaggctctgcatcgcagtgctagctgtgacactagagattctggttttgagtccaggctctgtcgcagcctgctgcgaccgggagacccatgtggcggcgcacaattggctcatcGTCGTCCGGGTtaacgactcctgtggcaggtcgagcgcagtgcatgctgacatggtcaccaggtgtatggtgtttcctctgacacattggtgtggctggattaagggttaagtgggcattgtgtcaagaagcagtgtggcttggttgggttgtgttatGGAGGaagcacggctctcgaccttcgcctctcccgagtctgtacggagttgcagcaatgagacaaaactgtactaacaattggataccatgaaattggggagaaaaaggggtaaaaaaaatgtttgttttttaaaggaATCTGGTGGACTAGAGGTGGGCAAGAGCAAAGCAACTGTTGAGGTTGCACTGTCTAAACAATGAAGGAAGGTGCGAGGAAGGAAACAATTAATGACATGCATATAGCCTATTGACTATAAGGATATGCATATAGCCTATTGACTATAATGATATGCATATAGCCTATTAGACAAATCAACAAAATATGTAAAATGACAAATAACGTTCTCCAAACTATAATAGGTTGTAGGCTACCCTAAATGTATCCAAGTTAATGATAATGAAAAGACTTCAACTCAATTAGTTATGGGCTGGACGTTGGCTCTCTGTATGGTGCTTATCACACCACTGTATAACACCCAGCAGATGGTGCTAAATCCTTATTCTTGTGGTTCTCAGTTCTGTGTTTTTGCCAGAAAATGCGGAAGTGAAATAATGGAATTTGATGCCATTCCGGAGGACAGGAATAGGCAACATTAATTTATATATTACAATACAATAAATAGGAAATTAAATAGACAAGCGGAATATATCGCTCAATCAAATCATCACGACAGCCGTGTTGAGATGGAGAGCCGTCGCACAGTAACACGAAGGTCGAGAAATCAACACACCAGGTGAGAGATGAGCTGCATTTGCTTTGTTGACAACGTTATGGATTTGCCACCCATCCCCATTGTCTGTCTTATTATGAGGCGGCCAGACCAACATTAATTTGATGAGAAGCGATGGATTGCCTTCTGGTCTATCAAATGGCAACATTGCAGGCATATGCAACCGCAACAAACGTTTATGACCAATATGCATAaattgtcatatatatatatataagtatcaACATTGTATCAGCGTTGCATTTTGTTGCTGAAACCAAAAGCGCAGTAGTAACAATGCATTTAATTTCTTACTTCTCCCGACACCACTCCTCCTAATCTCCACTGCCAATTCGTAATTCTATCCATGGTCATGTATATTGCCTTGCAGATTGATCAAATTATATCTATTTCGGAAAGCGCCACACGCCTGTAGCCTTGATGTGGTGCGTCTGATGGTGGGCTCGAGGGCGTTTTGTGTCAACAAACGAAAAGTTCCACATCATCGCGCTCGGATTCTTTCACGGAGGCAGAGGGACTGAAGGTGGGACGCCCCCATGGCCCACGCCCGCTTCCCGGGAAGGACTGCAAACGTGGCTGCTAACCTGACTTCCCCGGTGCTGGGTCGACCACTGTGCTCTAATGGGACGCCCTGGATCCTCTATCTGTTCGAGCAATGCGTGGATAATGTGTGGGAATACTGGAGCGTAGTCATCGGGCTGATCTCAATGTTCTGTTTCTTGCTGTCTACTCTACCGTAAGTTTCAATGTCCTGTTTCTTGCTGTCTACCGTAAGTTTTCCACTACTGCAGTAGGAAGGTGTTATATAAGGAAAAAAGTATATTGTCTTTGTAATACTAATTAAAATAAATGATCACAGATGTGATCAACGTTTCTCTGACCTCCAATGACAGATGAATTAGCCCATTATTGATGTATTACCATAGCAatgagagagagtctgtgtggcTCTGCAAAACCAGTTTATGAGACCTCTAATCCAAGAGATCTAATCCAAGTATCTGTTTACATGCCACATCACTCTCCTTTTCTTACCCCTTCTCTGACTCCATTTAATGTCTTGTTTGCCCCCCCCAGACAAATCTATGAGGCTTTTCGCAATGGTAAAGTGGAGGAGGCCATGTCGTTTGGCTTTCTGCTCTTCCTCTTCAGTGGGGACCTCAGCAGTCTAATAGGCTGCGTCCTGACCAGCCAGCTGCCCATCCAGGTATCTAACAAAAGGCACAACTTCAACTTGGTCTTATGTGCAAAGTATGAGTATGGGCAGAGGCATAAGGGAATTATTGTTTTGATTACTATATCACTTTCTGCCCAGGCATGCCCTGGTGCATTGTATAGCTGCTGCATTGAATAGCTGCTGCATTGAAGCACAATGGAGTTGGTGTCACTGCATTTACATTCTATCCCAAAGGCATGATTTCCTTTTAACATTTCCCTGACCCTTGCCTATGCTTACCAACAGAGGGCGCAACTGTCAATCATattttattgttctctctctctctctgtctctttctctctctgtctgtctcactctcgctttcactctctctcttcaatttAAGGGgcattattggcatgggaaacatgtgttaacattgccaaggcaagtgaggtagataatatacaaaagtgaaatgaacaatgaaaattaacagtaaacattacacatacagaagtttccaaacaataatgacattacaaatgtcatattatacagtggggcaaaaaagtatttagtcagccaccaattgtgcaagttctcccacttaaaaagatgagaggcctgtcattttcaacatgggtacacttcaattatgacagacaaagtgagagaaaaaattccagaaaatcacattgtgggatttttaatgaatttatttgcaaattgtggtggaaaataagtatttggtcacctacaaacaagcaagatttctggctctcacagacctgtaacttcttctttaagaggctcctctgtcctccacgtgttacctgtattaatggcatctgtttgaacttgttatcagtataaaagacacctgtccacaacctcaaacggtcacactccaaactccactatggccaagaccaaagagctgtcaaaggacaccagaaacgaaattgtagacctgcaccaggctgggaagactgaatctgcaataggtaagcagcttggtttgaagaaatcaactgtgggatcaattattaggaaatggaagacatacaagaccactgataatctccctcgatctggggctccacacaagatctcaccccgtggggtcaaaatggtcacaagaacagtgagcaaaaatcccagaaccacacggggggacctagtgaatgacctgtagagagctgggaacaaagtaacaaagcctaccatcagtaacacactacactgccagggactcaaatcctgcagtgccagacgtgtccccctgcttaagccagtacatgtccaggcccgtctgaagtttgatagagagcatttggatgatccagaagaagattggaagaatgtcatatggtcagatgaaaccaaaatataactttttagtaaaaactcaactcattctgtttggaggacaaagaatgctgagttgcatccaaagaacaccatacctactgtaaagcatgggggtggaaacatcatgctttggggctgttcttctgtaaagggaccaggacaactgatccatgtaaaggaaagaatgaatggggccaagtatcgtgagattttgagtgaaaacctccttccatcagcaagggcattgaagatgaaacgtggctgggtctttcagcatgacaatgatcccaaacacaccgcccgggcaacgaaggagtggcttcgtaagaagcatttcaaggtcctggagtggcctagccagtctccagatctcaatctcatagaaaatctttgaagggagttgaaagtccgtgttgcccagcaacagccccaaaatatcactgctctagaggagatctgcatggaggaatgggccaaaataccagaaacagtgtgtgaaaaccttgtgaagacttacagaaaacatttgacctctgtcatttaacaaagtattgagataaacgtttgttattgaccaaatacttcttttccaccataatttgcaaataaattcattaaaaatcctacaatgtgattttctggattttttttctcattttgtctgtcatagttgaagtgtacctatgatgaaaattacaggcctctcatatttttaagtgggagaacttgcacaattggtggctgactaaatacttttttgccccactgtatatacagtgttgtaacaatgtacaaatggttaagggaaataaataagcataaatatgggttgtatttacaatggtgtttgttcttcactggttgcccttttcttgtagcaacaggtcacacatcttgctgctgtgatggcacactgttgtatttcacccagtagatatgggagtttatcaaaattggatttgttttcgaattctttgtggatctgtgtaatctgagggaaatatgtctctaatatggtcatacattgggcaggaggctAGGAAGtggagctcagtttccacctcatttctctctctctctctctctctctcagattgtGACAGTAGTGTTCTACATCTTCACCGATCTCCTGCTCATCTCCCAGTTCCTCTACTATAAGATAAAGAACAACTCATCTAAAAGTAAGGCCTGCCGGATCACGATATTACACTGTCCACCCAATATGGAAACACAATAGAATGCCatggttgtgtatgtgtgagaaTCAGCATTGTTCCTTGCATTGTAGTGAGAGTGCTGTAGGTTCATATTTCCATTGTAAGTGTAATTCTGAGGGTGCAGTCTGTGTACTCACATTCTGTGTTACATGTATACCTTATTGACAATGCTAACAGCTATGCCAAGTTATCCATGcctaatgtgtgtgtttgtgtgtgtgtgttttcaagtAAAATAGTTCCCACTAAAAGTTGATGACTGACAAATTCTCACATTGTAAAGCTCCTTTGTCAGTCCAGTTTGCAGCTGAGGGCTGGAAGACATATTGGATTACTTAACAGTACaagtgcgtgtgtttgtgtgtggctaTGTGGGTCAATAAAAACTTTCTCCATAACTCCGGTATCTCACAGGTATTtgcatttattatggatccccattagttcctgccaaggcagcagctactcttcctggggtttattatggatccccattagttcctgccaaggcagcagctactcttcctggggtttattatggatccccattagttcctgccaaggcagcagctactcttcctggggtccagcataTATTAAGGCAGTAGTATACATTATGATAaacattttaaatacattttacaacCGATttcacaatacattaagtgtgtgccactacactactacaacaCACAATCTAGTGTATAGTGTGTgaatagtgtgtatgttatgtatgtgtgtatgttatgtgtgtgtgtgtatagtgtgtatattatgtgtgtttgtacctgtgtgtgtatgttatgtgtgtttgtacctgtgtgtgtttgtacctgtgtgtgtatgttatgtgtgtttgtacctgtgtgtgtatagtagtgtttatgttatgtgtgtttgtacctgtgtgtgtatagtagtgtttatgttatgtgtgtttgtacctgtgtgtgtatagtagtgtgtatgttatgtgtgtttgtacctgtgtgtgtatagtagtgtttatgttatgtgtgtttgtacctgtgtgtctatagtagtgtttatgttatgtgtgtttgtacctgtgtgtgtatagtagtgtgtatgttatgtgtgtttgtacctgtgtgtgtatagtagtgtgtatgttatgtgtgtttacctgtgtgtgtatagtagtgtgtatgttatgtgtgtttgtacctgtgtgtgtatagtagtgtgtatgttatgtgtgtttgtacctgtgtgtgtatagtagtgtgtatattatgtgtgtttgtacctgtgtgtctatagtagtgtttatgttatgtgtgtttgtacctgtgtgtgtatagtagtgtgtatgttatgtgtgtttgtacctgtgtgtgtatagtgtgtatgttatgtgtgtttgtacctgtgtgtgtatagtagtgtttatgttatgtgtgtttgtacctgtgtgtctatagtagtgtttatgttatgtgtgtttgtacctgtgtgtgtatagtagtgtgtatgttatgtgtgtttgtacctgtgtgtgtatagtagtgtgtatgttatgtgtgtttacctgtgtgtgtatagtagtgtgtatgttatgtgtgtttgtacctgtgtgtgtatagtagtgtgtatgttatgtgtgtttgtacctgtgtgtgtatagtagtgtgtatgttatgtgtgtttgtatctgtgtgtgtatagtagtgtgtatgttatgtgtgtttgtacctgtgtgtgtatagtagtgtgtatgttatgtgtgtttgtacctgtgtgtgtatgttatgtgtgtttgtacctgtgtgtgtttgtacctgtgtgtgtatgttatgtgtgtttgtacctgtgtgtgtttgtacctgtgtgtgtatgttatgtgtgtttgtacctgtgtgtgtttgtacctgtgtgtgtatgttatgtgtgtttgtacctgtgtgtgtatagtagtgtgtatgttatgtgtatttgtacctgtgtgtgtatagtagtgtgtatgttatgtgtgtttgtacctgtgtgtgtat
This DNA window, taken from Oncorhynchus gorbuscha isolate QuinsamMale2020 ecotype Even-year linkage group LG13, OgorEven_v1.0, whole genome shotgun sequence, encodes the following:
- the LOC123992524 gene encoding lysosomal amino acid transporter 1 homolog isoform X1 translates to MAHARFPGRTANVAANLTSPVLGRPLCSNGTPWILYLFEQCVDNVWEYWSVVIGLISMFCFLLSTLPQIYEAFRNGKVEEAMSFGFLLFLFSGDLSSLIGCVLTSQLPIQIVTVVFYIFTDLLLISQFLYYKIKNNSSKKRPMLKWLCFLWCGASTVALLILPKFITDNNTSANTESASNSVEISGYACGYVASIIYLSSRFPQLYKNVTVYGCDYGV
- the LOC123992524 gene encoding lysosomal amino acid transporter 1 homolog isoform X2, yielding MAHARFPGRTANVAANLTSPVLGRPLCSNGTPWILYLFEQCVDNVWEYWSVVIGLISMFCFLLSTLPQIYEAFRNGKVEEAMSFGFLLFLFSGDLSSLIGCVLTSQLPIQIVTVVFYIFTDLLLISQFLYYKIKNNSSKKRPMLKWLCFLWCGASTVALLILPKFITDNNTSANTELYKNVTVYGCDYGV